In Candidatus Binatia bacterium, one DNA window encodes the following:
- a CDS encoding cytochrome P450, which produces MKQEETNTPPVLSGAWPFLGHLLAFRQAPIATMQRVSDSCGEIGTMILGPQKVALLSGEKAHEAFFRAPDEQFDQAQAYPFMKPIFGAGVVFDAENPEQRRQAMKNQALRDTQMRGHAEGIAAETEKMCARLGSEGEIDLLSFFSELTIYTSTACLIGREFRDEITGEFAELFHELERGTDTLAYVSPYLPLSSFRRRDRARAALVARIEAIIEGRRREGRRTKDLVGVLTSLVDEAGVSRYSADQITGMFISLMFAGHHTTSGTAAWTLIELLRNPETQASVNDELDTLFSNGGEVSYHALREIPVLEASITEALRLHPPLILLMRKVTEEFQYGGFRVPAGWNAAVSPAVSNRMASSFPEPDRFDASRHLGSSPQSRRIFSYLSFGGGRHRCVGAAFALMQLKAIFSVLLREFEFELAQPSEHYQNDETRMVVQIQQPCRVRYRRRVARDVQDVASVGSGGEAAGAARIHVDRDLCQGHGVCASECPELFAVDPEELKVVLRSEEVPEELRERAERAVRYCPTRALSITSD; this is translated from the coding sequence GTGAAGCAAGAAGAGACAAATACTCCCCCGGTTCTTTCCGGCGCCTGGCCCTTTCTGGGGCACCTGCTGGCTTTTCGGCAAGCGCCGATTGCGACCATGCAACGAGTTTCCGATTCGTGTGGCGAGATCGGCACGATGATCCTCGGGCCACAAAAGGTCGCGTTGCTTTCGGGGGAGAAGGCCCATGAGGCTTTCTTCCGCGCACCCGATGAGCAATTCGATCAAGCGCAGGCCTACCCGTTCATGAAACCGATTTTTGGGGCGGGCGTCGTCTTTGATGCCGAGAACCCCGAACAGCGTCGTCAGGCGATGAAGAATCAGGCGCTTCGAGATACGCAGATGCGGGGGCACGCCGAGGGGATCGCCGCGGAGACAGAGAAGATGTGTGCTCGTCTCGGCAGTGAAGGCGAAATCGATCTGCTCTCTTTCTTCTCGGAACTGACGATTTATACATCCACAGCTTGTCTGATCGGGCGAGAATTTCGAGATGAAATTACCGGCGAATTCGCAGAACTCTTCCACGAATTGGAGCGAGGCACGGACACGCTGGCCTATGTCAGTCCCTACCTGCCGCTGAGCAGCTTTCGGCGTCGGGATCGGGCCCGCGCGGCTCTTGTTGCACGGATCGAGGCGATCATTGAGGGGCGCCGCCGGGAGGGCCGTCGGACAAAGGATCTGGTCGGTGTTCTGACCAGTCTCGTCGACGAGGCCGGAGTCTCTCGCTACTCGGCGGATCAAATCACCGGGATGTTCATTTCCCTGATGTTCGCCGGGCACCATACGACCTCGGGCACGGCGGCCTGGACCCTGATCGAACTTTTGCGGAACCCCGAGACGCAAGCCAGCGTGAACGACGAGTTGGACACACTTTTCTCCAACGGTGGCGAGGTCAGCTATCATGCCCTGCGCGAGATTCCGGTTCTGGAGGCTTCGATCACCGAGGCTCTCCGACTGCATCCCCCGCTGATTCTGTTGATGCGGAAGGTGACCGAGGAGTTTCAGTACGGAGGCTTTCGCGTGCCTGCAGGCTGGAACGCAGCCGTCTCTCCGGCTGTTTCGAATCGTATGGCCAGCAGTTTTCCGGAGCCCGACCGATTTGATGCCTCGCGCCATCTTGGCTCGAGCCCGCAGAGCCGTCGCATCTTTTCCTATCTATCCTTTGGGGGAGGGCGCCACCGCTGCGTGGGGGCCGCGTTCGCGTTGATGCAACTCAAGGCGATTTTCAGCGTTCTGTTGCGAGAGTTCGAATTCGAACTGGCCCAGCCCTCGGAGCATTACCAGAATGACGAGACTCGGATGGTCGTACAGATCCAGCAACCCTGCCGCGTGCGGTACCGACGTCGCGTTGCCCGCGACGTTCAGGACGTAGCTTCGGTCGGTTCCGGGGGCGAGGCTGCCGGGGCGGCCCGGATCCATGTGGACCGCGATCTATGCCAGGGGCACGGTGTTTGCGCCTCGGAATGTCCCGAGCTCTTCGCCGTCGACCCCGAGGAACTGAAGGTCGTTCTGCGTAGCGAAGAGGTTCCCGAGGAGCTTCGGGAACGAGCGGAGCGTGCGGTTCGTTATTGCCCAACCCGCGCGCTCTCGATCACTTCGGACTAG
- a CDS encoding AMP-binding protein, protein MNRLDLKKPEERLLGRMLRRQAEQIPDADFLVSDGQRLSFAEANRRACAAATRFREKGIDAGDTVAFLMGSCPDFAVAALGLNKLGGIWVPTNTDYKGLWLEQSLVDSRATILVVDGNLLPKLAELQNLPFEFLVVQGDDPGTLDLPRISMEELFSAEPIEPDDRERHLGQTAAILFTSGTTGRAKGVMQSHNVWIYGAESTLDQLELRPGDAAYNCLPMYQSAAWVGNIFLALAGGIPCAMDPTFSAGNFWDRLRHFGATVTITLGAMHIFLWQAEARPNDSDNPLRAALMVPMPDAIEAPFRERFGIETIIQAYGQSEAMPILRRTPGTQWKANALGEPHPLMEVRLLDEYDNEVPQGDVGEIAIRTREPFVFFNGYFANAEATAEAFRNLWYHTGDLARQDEDGDYFFVDRSADYIRFKGRNISSFHVEAAANAHPNIIASAAHGVPSAELESESELKICVVLKPGTTLEPLELAEFINANAPYFFVPRYIEFLEALPMTPTSRVQKYKLRERGVTGETWDAKAVGFRPKK, encoded by the coding sequence TGCGCTGCCGCGACCCGCTTTCGAGAAAAGGGCATCGACGCCGGAGACACCGTCGCGTTTCTGATGGGGAGCTGCCCCGACTTCGCGGTCGCCGCTCTCGGGCTCAACAAGCTCGGCGGCATCTGGGTGCCGACCAACACCGATTATAAAGGACTCTGGTTGGAGCAGAGCCTTGTCGACAGTCGCGCCACAATCCTCGTGGTCGACGGCAATCTCCTGCCCAAGCTCGCCGAGCTGCAGAACCTGCCCTTCGAATTTCTTGTGGTTCAAGGCGACGACCCCGGAACCCTTGATCTGCCTCGCATCTCGATGGAGGAACTTTTTTCTGCCGAGCCGATCGAACCCGACGATCGCGAGAGACACCTCGGGCAGACGGCCGCGATTCTATTCACTTCGGGAACAACCGGTCGCGCCAAGGGCGTCATGCAAAGCCATAACGTCTGGATCTATGGCGCCGAGTCCACCCTTGATCAGCTCGAACTCCGACCCGGCGACGCTGCCTATAATTGTCTCCCCATGTACCAATCAGCCGCATGGGTCGGGAATATCTTCCTTGCTCTTGCAGGCGGCATCCCGTGCGCAATGGACCCCACATTCTCCGCCGGCAACTTCTGGGATCGGCTCCGCCATTTTGGGGCGACCGTCACGATTACGCTGGGAGCGATGCATATTTTCCTGTGGCAGGCCGAGGCGCGTCCGAACGACAGCGACAACCCGCTGCGCGCAGCTCTCATGGTGCCCATGCCCGACGCGATCGAAGCACCTTTCCGCGAACGCTTCGGTATCGAGACCATCATTCAGGCCTACGGCCAGAGCGAGGCGATGCCGATCCTCAGACGCACCCCCGGCACGCAATGGAAAGCCAATGCCCTCGGCGAGCCGCACCCTCTGATGGAGGTCCGACTGCTGGACGAATACGATAATGAAGTGCCTCAGGGCGACGTCGGTGAAATCGCGATCCGCACACGCGAACCCTTTGTGTTCTTCAATGGTTATTTTGCCAACGCGGAAGCCACCGCCGAGGCTTTTCGAAACCTCTGGTACCACACCGGCGATCTCGCTCGCCAAGACGAGGACGGCGATTATTTCTTCGTCGATCGCTCGGCCGATTATATCCGCTTCAAGGGCCGAAACATCTCCTCATTCCACGTCGAGGCGGCCGCCAACGCACATCCGAATATCATCGCCTCTGCGGCGCATGGCGTCCCGAGCGCCGAGCTCGAATCGGAATCCGAGCTGAAAATCTGCGTGGTCCTCAAACCCGGAACCACGCTCGAACCGCTGGAGCTGGCCGAGTTCATCAACGCAAACGCGCCCTACTTTTTCGTGCCTCGTTACATCGAATTCCTCGAGGCTCTGCCCATGACACCCACCAGCCGCGTGCAAAAGTACAAGCTGCGAGAGCGCGGCGTTACCGGGGAAACCTGGGACGCGAAAGCCGTCGGATTTCGCCCGAAAAAATAG